Proteins encoded by one window of Dermochelys coriacea isolate rDerCor1 chromosome 13, rDerCor1.pri.v4, whole genome shotgun sequence:
- the SNPH gene encoding syntaphilin isoform X2: protein MSLPGSRRSSTGSRRRPSPPVSMRDTYGTSSLSSSSNSGSCKGSDSSPTPRRPIKYSLCSDNHGIKPPTPEQYLTPLQQKEVCIRHLKARLKDTQERLQDRDTEIEDLKTQLSRMQEDWIEEECHRVEAQLALKEARKEIKQLKQVIDTVKNNLMEKDKGLQKYFVDINIQNKKLETLLHSMEIAQNGAVKEEGAGESVGGSPARSLTRSSTYTKLSDQAAGDRNAGDSQTLSAEEVADSGFVAADDSLSRTDLLEQSSLLASGVEFCTEEGSLQSSFTLGSRLPTSSTYEKLLGTQGSVEAGVQASCMQEQAIQTDFVHYEPDLDTILEKVMKSQACSLGSPTSVWVSEMEDIVPSSETQAQNFSGTTDLMATEPNSTVVVTAGAGPETPEGQEGCQGLVTNNPAVHQPSSTSQSVSVVCTLEEDAAELSQEPTVPKSYWSRHFIVDLLAVVVPAVPTVAWLCRTQRRQGQPIYNISSLLRGCCTVALHTLRKINCRSVSSVGGSSGSSQP from the exons ATGTCCCTGCCGGGAAGCAGACGGTCCTCCACTGGCTCTCGAAG GCGCCCCTCTCCCCCCGTGAGCATGCGGGACACCTACGGCACCTCTtcgctcagcagcagcagcaactcggGCTCCTGCAAGGGCAGCGACAGCAGCCCCACCCCAAG GCGGCCCATCAAGTATAGTCTGTGCAGTGATAACCATGGGATAAAGCCCCCCACTCCTGAGCAGTACCTGACCCCCCTCCAGCAGAAGGAGGTCTGCATTAGACACCTGAAGGCCCGGCTGAAGGACACCCAAGAGAGACTCCAGGACAG GGATACTGAGATTGAGGATCTGAAGACCCAGCTCTCAAGGATGCAGGAGGACTGGATTGAGGAAGAGTGCCACCGTGTGGAGGCCCAGCTGGCACTCAAGGAGGCCCGAAAGGAGATCAAACAGCTAAAGCAGGTGATTGACACCGTGAAGAACAACCTGATGGAGAAGGACAAAGGCCTTCAGAAATACTTTGTGGACATCAACATCCAGAATAAGAAGCTGGAGACACTGCTGCACAGCATGGAGATAGCACAGAATGGGGCTGTgaaggaggaaggggctggggagtcAGTGGGGGGTTCTCCAGCCCGGTCACTCACCCGCAGCTCCACCTATACCAAGCTGAGTGACCAGGCAGCAGGGGACAGGAACGCTGGGGACTCACAGACCCTGTCAGCTGAGGAGGTGGCAGACAGTGGCTTCGTGGCTGCAGATGACTCACTGAGCCGGACGGATTtgctggagcagagcagcctgCTCGCATCAGGGGTAGAGTTCTGCACAGAGGAGGGGTCTCTACAGAGCTCCTTCACATTGGGCTCCAGACTTCCCACCAGCTCCACCTATGAGAAACTTCTGGGTACACAAGGCAGCGTGGAGGCTGGAGTGCAGGCGAGCTGCATGCAGGAGCAGGCCATCCAAACTGACTTTGTGCATTACGAACCGGACCTGGACACTATCCTGGAAAAGGTCATGAAGTCCCAGGCTTGCAGTCTGGGCAGCCCCACTTCAGTGTGGGTGTCCGAAATGGAAGACATAGTGCCCAGCTCAGAGACTCAGGCCCAGAACTTCTCCGGGACCACGGACTTGATGGCGACTGAACCCAACTCCACTGTGGTGGTGACTGCAGGAGCTGGGCCAGAGACTCCGGAGGGGCAAGAGGGCTGCCAGGGACTGGTGACCAACAACCCTGCTGTACACCAGCCCTCGAGCACTAGCCAGTCGGTGAGCGTCGTTTGCACCCTGGAGGAAGACGCTGCCGAGCTGAGCCAAGAACCCACAGTACCGAAAAGCTATTGGAGCCGCCATTTCATTGTGGATCTGTTGGCCGTGGTGGTGCCGGCAGTGCCCACGGTAGCCTGGCTGTGCCGTACTCAGCGGAGGCAGGGCCAGCCCATATACAATATCAGCTCGCTGCTCCGCGGGTGCTGCACGGTCGCTTTGCACACCTTACGGAAGATCAACTGTCGTTCCGTTAGCAGCGTGGGAGGTAGCAGTGGCAGCTCCCAGCCATAA
- the SDCBP2 gene encoding syntenin-2 isoform X1, which produces MSTLYPSLEDMKVDQTLQAQVNAATRALAGAEEKSEPAKATAPPVLYPNLMELGDYMGLSLSSEEVQKDLALVPASGNQAGALVPSSQGVLVAPLTGNNLGLRRAEIRPGLRELHLCKDERGKTGLKLKSIDQGVFVQLVKANSPASLVGLRFGDQVVQINGKDCAGWSTDKANRALKKAAPEKIVMIVRDRPFQRTVTMHKDSTGHVGFVIKKGKIVSLTKGGSAAQNGLLINHYICELNGQNVIGLKDKQILDILATAGNTVTITIIPTVIYEHMVKRLSPGQIKSSMDHSLPDV; this is translated from the exons ATGTCAACTCTGTACCCATCACTGGAGGACATGAAGGTGGATCAAACCTTGCAG GCTCAGGTGAATGCAGCcaccagggctctggctggggctgaagaGAAGTCAGAGCCAGCCAAGGCGACTG ccccacctgtTCTGTACCCAAACCTCATGGAGCTTGGGGATTATATGGGGCTCTCGCTCTCCAGTGAAGAGGTCCAGAAGGACCTAGCCCTGGTCCCAGCAAGTGGCAAC CAGGCAGGGGCCCTGGTCCCTTCCTCCCAGGGTGTGCTGGTCGCTCCACTGACAGGAAACAACCTCGGGCTGCGCAGGGCAGAGATCAGGCCGGGCCTGCGGGAGCTCCACCTCTGCAAAGACGAGCGCGGGAAGACTGGGCTCAAGCTGAAAAGCATCGACCAG GGGGTGTTTGTGCAGCTGGTTAAGGCCAACTCCCCGGCGTCCCTCGTCGGGCTGCGCTTCGGGGACCAGGTGGTGCAGATCAACGGGAAGGACTGCGCTGGCTGGAGCACGGACAAGGCCAATCGGGCCCTGAAAAAGGCCGCCCCAGAGAAAATCGTCATGATCGTGCGAGACag GCCCTTCCAGCGCACGGTGACGATGCACAAGGACAGCACGGGGCACGTGGGGTTCGTCATCAAGAAGGGGAAgattgtttctctcaccaaaGGCGGCTCTGCAGCCCAGAACGGCCTCCTCATCAACCACTACATCTGTGAGCTGAACGGGCAGAACGTCATCGGCCTGAAG GACAAACAAATCCTGGATATCCTGGCTACAGCTGGTAACACTGTCACCATCACCATCATCCCCACAGTGATCTACGAGCACATGGTCAAACG GCTGTCACCTGGGCAGATCAAGTCATCCATGGACCACTCTCTTCCTGATGTTTAA
- the SNPH gene encoding syntaphilin isoform X3 translates to MSLPGSRRSSTGSRRRPIKYSLCSDNHGIKPPTPEQYLTPLQQKEVCIRHLKARLKDTQERLQDRDTEIEDLKTQLSRMQEDWIEEECHRVEAQLALKEARKEIKQLKQVIDTVKNNLMEKDKGLQKYFVDINIQNKKLETLLHSMEIAQNGAVKEEGAGESVGGSPARSLTRSSTYTKLSDQAAGDRNAGDSQTLSAEEVADSGFVAADDSLSRTDLLEQSSLLASGVEFCTEEGSLQSSFTLGSRLPTSSTYEKLLGTQGSVEAGVQASCMQEQAIQTDFVHYEPDLDTILEKVMKSQACSLGSPTSVWVSEMEDIVPSSETQAQNFSGTTDLMATEPNSTVVVTAGAGPETPEGQEGCQGLVTNNPAVHQPSSTSQSVSVVCTLEEDAAELSQEPTVPKSYWSRHFIVDLLAVVVPAVPTVAWLCRTQRRQGQPIYNISSLLRGCCTVALHTLRKINCRSVSSVGGSSGSSQP, encoded by the exons ATGTCCCTGCCGGGAAGCAGACGGTCCTCCACTGGCTCTCGAAG GCGGCCCATCAAGTATAGTCTGTGCAGTGATAACCATGGGATAAAGCCCCCCACTCCTGAGCAGTACCTGACCCCCCTCCAGCAGAAGGAGGTCTGCATTAGACACCTGAAGGCCCGGCTGAAGGACACCCAAGAGAGACTCCAGGACAG GGATACTGAGATTGAGGATCTGAAGACCCAGCTCTCAAGGATGCAGGAGGACTGGATTGAGGAAGAGTGCCACCGTGTGGAGGCCCAGCTGGCACTCAAGGAGGCCCGAAAGGAGATCAAACAGCTAAAGCAGGTGATTGACACCGTGAAGAACAACCTGATGGAGAAGGACAAAGGCCTTCAGAAATACTTTGTGGACATCAACATCCAGAATAAGAAGCTGGAGACACTGCTGCACAGCATGGAGATAGCACAGAATGGGGCTGTgaaggaggaaggggctggggagtcAGTGGGGGGTTCTCCAGCCCGGTCACTCACCCGCAGCTCCACCTATACCAAGCTGAGTGACCAGGCAGCAGGGGACAGGAACGCTGGGGACTCACAGACCCTGTCAGCTGAGGAGGTGGCAGACAGTGGCTTCGTGGCTGCAGATGACTCACTGAGCCGGACGGATTtgctggagcagagcagcctgCTCGCATCAGGGGTAGAGTTCTGCACAGAGGAGGGGTCTCTACAGAGCTCCTTCACATTGGGCTCCAGACTTCCCACCAGCTCCACCTATGAGAAACTTCTGGGTACACAAGGCAGCGTGGAGGCTGGAGTGCAGGCGAGCTGCATGCAGGAGCAGGCCATCCAAACTGACTTTGTGCATTACGAACCGGACCTGGACACTATCCTGGAAAAGGTCATGAAGTCCCAGGCTTGCAGTCTGGGCAGCCCCACTTCAGTGTGGGTGTCCGAAATGGAAGACATAGTGCCCAGCTCAGAGACTCAGGCCCAGAACTTCTCCGGGACCACGGACTTGATGGCGACTGAACCCAACTCCACTGTGGTGGTGACTGCAGGAGCTGGGCCAGAGACTCCGGAGGGGCAAGAGGGCTGCCAGGGACTGGTGACCAACAACCCTGCTGTACACCAGCCCTCGAGCACTAGCCAGTCGGTGAGCGTCGTTTGCACCCTGGAGGAAGACGCTGCCGAGCTGAGCCAAGAACCCACAGTACCGAAAAGCTATTGGAGCCGCCATTTCATTGTGGATCTGTTGGCCGTGGTGGTGCCGGCAGTGCCCACGGTAGCCTGGCTGTGCCGTACTCAGCGGAGGCAGGGCCAGCCCATATACAATATCAGCTCGCTGCTCCGCGGGTGCTGCACGGTCGCTTTGCACACCTTACGGAAGATCAACTGTCGTTCCGTTAGCAGCGTGGGAGGTAGCAGTGGCAGCTCCCAGCCATAA
- the SNPH gene encoding syntaphilin isoform X1, producing the protein MSLPGSRRSSTGSRSRGFYGRSGLASFFKSSAPPATPTEKQPLLPASRRPSPPVSMRDTYGTSSLSSSSNSGSCKGSDSSPTPRRPIKYSLCSDNHGIKPPTPEQYLTPLQQKEVCIRHLKARLKDTQERLQDRDTEIEDLKTQLSRMQEDWIEEECHRVEAQLALKEARKEIKQLKQVIDTVKNNLMEKDKGLQKYFVDINIQNKKLETLLHSMEIAQNGAVKEEGAGESVGGSPARSLTRSSTYTKLSDQAAGDRNAGDSQTLSAEEVADSGFVAADDSLSRTDLLEQSSLLASGVEFCTEEGSLQSSFTLGSRLPTSSTYEKLLGTQGSVEAGVQASCMQEQAIQTDFVHYEPDLDTILEKVMKSQACSLGSPTSVWVSEMEDIVPSSETQAQNFSGTTDLMATEPNSTVVVTAGAGPETPEGQEGCQGLVTNNPAVHQPSSTSQSVSVVCTLEEDAAELSQEPTVPKSYWSRHFIVDLLAVVVPAVPTVAWLCRTQRRQGQPIYNISSLLRGCCTVALHTLRKINCRSVSSVGGSSGSSQP; encoded by the exons ATGTCCCTGCCGGGAAGCAGACGGTCCTCCACTGGCTCTCGAAG CCGGGGGTTTTATGGACGGAGTGGCTTGGCCTCGTTCTTTAAGTCTTCAGCGCCCCCTGCCACTCCGACTGAGAAACAGCCTCTTCTTCCTGCCTCCAGGCGCCCCTCTCCCCCCGTGAGCATGCGGGACACCTACGGCACCTCTtcgctcagcagcagcagcaactcggGCTCCTGCAAGGGCAGCGACAGCAGCCCCACCCCAAG GCGGCCCATCAAGTATAGTCTGTGCAGTGATAACCATGGGATAAAGCCCCCCACTCCTGAGCAGTACCTGACCCCCCTCCAGCAGAAGGAGGTCTGCATTAGACACCTGAAGGCCCGGCTGAAGGACACCCAAGAGAGACTCCAGGACAG GGATACTGAGATTGAGGATCTGAAGACCCAGCTCTCAAGGATGCAGGAGGACTGGATTGAGGAAGAGTGCCACCGTGTGGAGGCCCAGCTGGCACTCAAGGAGGCCCGAAAGGAGATCAAACAGCTAAAGCAGGTGATTGACACCGTGAAGAACAACCTGATGGAGAAGGACAAAGGCCTTCAGAAATACTTTGTGGACATCAACATCCAGAATAAGAAGCTGGAGACACTGCTGCACAGCATGGAGATAGCACAGAATGGGGCTGTgaaggaggaaggggctggggagtcAGTGGGGGGTTCTCCAGCCCGGTCACTCACCCGCAGCTCCACCTATACCAAGCTGAGTGACCAGGCAGCAGGGGACAGGAACGCTGGGGACTCACAGACCCTGTCAGCTGAGGAGGTGGCAGACAGTGGCTTCGTGGCTGCAGATGACTCACTGAGCCGGACGGATTtgctggagcagagcagcctgCTCGCATCAGGGGTAGAGTTCTGCACAGAGGAGGGGTCTCTACAGAGCTCCTTCACATTGGGCTCCAGACTTCCCACCAGCTCCACCTATGAGAAACTTCTGGGTACACAAGGCAGCGTGGAGGCTGGAGTGCAGGCGAGCTGCATGCAGGAGCAGGCCATCCAAACTGACTTTGTGCATTACGAACCGGACCTGGACACTATCCTGGAAAAGGTCATGAAGTCCCAGGCTTGCAGTCTGGGCAGCCCCACTTCAGTGTGGGTGTCCGAAATGGAAGACATAGTGCCCAGCTCAGAGACTCAGGCCCAGAACTTCTCCGGGACCACGGACTTGATGGCGACTGAACCCAACTCCACTGTGGTGGTGACTGCAGGAGCTGGGCCAGAGACTCCGGAGGGGCAAGAGGGCTGCCAGGGACTGGTGACCAACAACCCTGCTGTACACCAGCCCTCGAGCACTAGCCAGTCGGTGAGCGTCGTTTGCACCCTGGAGGAAGACGCTGCCGAGCTGAGCCAAGAACCCACAGTACCGAAAAGCTATTGGAGCCGCCATTTCATTGTGGATCTGTTGGCCGTGGTGGTGCCGGCAGTGCCCACGGTAGCCTGGCTGTGCCGTACTCAGCGGAGGCAGGGCCAGCCCATATACAATATCAGCTCGCTGCTCCGCGGGTGCTGCACGGTCGCTTTGCACACCTTACGGAAGATCAACTGTCGTTCCGTTAGCAGCGTGGGAGGTAGCAGTGGCAGCTCCCAGCCATAA
- the SDCBP2 gene encoding syntenin-2 isoform X2 — translation MSTLYPSLEDMKVDQTLQAQVNAATRALAGAEEKSEPAKATAPPVLYPNLMELGDYMGLSLSSEEVQKDLALVPASGNAGALVPSSQGVLVAPLTGNNLGLRRAEIRPGLRELHLCKDERGKTGLKLKSIDQGVFVQLVKANSPASLVGLRFGDQVVQINGKDCAGWSTDKANRALKKAAPEKIVMIVRDRPFQRTVTMHKDSTGHVGFVIKKGKIVSLTKGGSAAQNGLLINHYICELNGQNVIGLKDKQILDILATAGNTVTITIIPTVIYEHMVKRLSPGQIKSSMDHSLPDV, via the exons ATGTCAACTCTGTACCCATCACTGGAGGACATGAAGGTGGATCAAACCTTGCAG GCTCAGGTGAATGCAGCcaccagggctctggctggggctgaagaGAAGTCAGAGCCAGCCAAGGCGACTG ccccacctgtTCTGTACCCAAACCTCATGGAGCTTGGGGATTATATGGGGCTCTCGCTCTCCAGTGAAGAGGTCCAGAAGGACCTAGCCCTGGTCCCAGCAAGTGGCAAC GCAGGGGCCCTGGTCCCTTCCTCCCAGGGTGTGCTGGTCGCTCCACTGACAGGAAACAACCTCGGGCTGCGCAGGGCAGAGATCAGGCCGGGCCTGCGGGAGCTCCACCTCTGCAAAGACGAGCGCGGGAAGACTGGGCTCAAGCTGAAAAGCATCGACCAG GGGGTGTTTGTGCAGCTGGTTAAGGCCAACTCCCCGGCGTCCCTCGTCGGGCTGCGCTTCGGGGACCAGGTGGTGCAGATCAACGGGAAGGACTGCGCTGGCTGGAGCACGGACAAGGCCAATCGGGCCCTGAAAAAGGCCGCCCCAGAGAAAATCGTCATGATCGTGCGAGACag GCCCTTCCAGCGCACGGTGACGATGCACAAGGACAGCACGGGGCACGTGGGGTTCGTCATCAAGAAGGGGAAgattgtttctctcaccaaaGGCGGCTCTGCAGCCCAGAACGGCCTCCTCATCAACCACTACATCTGTGAGCTGAACGGGCAGAACGTCATCGGCCTGAAG GACAAACAAATCCTGGATATCCTGGCTACAGCTGGTAACACTGTCACCATCACCATCATCCCCACAGTGATCTACGAGCACATGGTCAAACG GCTGTCACCTGGGCAGATCAAGTCATCCATGGACCACTCTCTTCCTGATGTTTAA